One genomic segment of Pseudonocardia sp. T1-2H includes these proteins:
- the selB gene encoding selenocysteine-specific translation elongation factor: MGTHVVATAGHVDHGKSTLVRALTGMEPDRFAEERRRGMTIDLGFAWTDLPSGDTVAFVDVPGHERFVTTMLAGVGPVPAVVLVVAADEGWMPQSAEHLDALEALGVRHALLVVTRSDLLDPELALAEAQERLAASALGTRPAVCVSAATGQGLDELRVALDLLVAGLPEPDDAADVRLWIDRAFTIRGAGTVVTGTLASGTLVAGDELVLDGGRTVSVRGLQSLGEPVEQARGVARVAVNLRGVPLEAVTRGDALLTAGAWLPTAELDVRLHGIRGAAPDPAALPRELTLHIGSAAVTARVRPLGGKDRDGGVARLRLRRPLPLRIGDRAVLRDPGRRQVAAGVTVLDPAPPALRRRGAAARRADELAAFDGVPDAATELARRGQVRQAELVAWGVGAGDVERLDAVTAGGWLVDPARAPALVADLRAAVAAHDAADPLDPGLPLEAARRALGLPTARLVEALLRRVDGPGLVLRDGRVAADQVAALPERVRTALDALRADLERAPFGAPEAARLAELGLGPRELATLVRAGHLLRVADGVVLLPGADDRAVDLLRGLGPDFTLSSARQALGTSRRVAVPLLELLAGAGRTARTPSGGHRVV, encoded by the coding sequence CGTCGTCGCGACGGCCGGGCACGTCGACCACGGCAAGTCCACCCTGGTCCGCGCGCTGACCGGGATGGAGCCCGACCGCTTCGCCGAGGAGCGGCGCCGCGGCATGACCATCGACCTCGGCTTCGCGTGGACGGACCTGCCGTCCGGGGACACGGTCGCCTTCGTCGACGTGCCCGGCCACGAACGGTTCGTGACCACCATGCTCGCCGGCGTCGGCCCCGTGCCGGCCGTCGTGCTCGTGGTGGCCGCGGACGAGGGGTGGATGCCCCAGTCCGCGGAGCACCTCGACGCGCTCGAGGCGCTCGGCGTCCGGCACGCGCTGCTCGTCGTGACGCGCAGCGACCTCCTCGACCCGGAGCTCGCGCTCGCCGAGGCGCAGGAACGGCTGGCGGCCAGCGCTCTGGGCACCCGGCCCGCCGTGTGCGTGTCGGCCGCCACCGGGCAGGGGCTCGACGAGCTACGGGTCGCCCTGGACCTGCTGGTGGCGGGCCTGCCGGAGCCCGACGACGCGGCCGACGTGCGGCTGTGGATCGACCGCGCCTTCACGATCCGCGGGGCCGGGACGGTGGTCACCGGGACCCTCGCCTCGGGCACCCTGGTCGCCGGGGACGAGCTGGTCCTGGACGGCGGCCGGACGGTGTCGGTCCGGGGGCTGCAGAGCCTGGGCGAGCCGGTCGAGCAGGCCCGCGGCGTCGCCCGGGTGGCGGTCAACCTGCGCGGGGTCCCCCTCGAGGCGGTGACCCGCGGCGACGCCCTGCTGACCGCGGGCGCCTGGCTCCCGACCGCCGAGCTGGACGTGCGGCTGCACGGGATCCGCGGCGCGGCGCCCGATCCGGCGGCGCTGCCCCGCGAGCTCACCCTGCACATCGGGTCGGCGGCGGTGACGGCCCGGGTGCGGCCGCTGGGCGGCAAGGACCGGGACGGCGGGGTGGCCCGGCTCCGGCTGCGCCGCCCGCTGCCGCTGCGGATCGGGGACCGGGCGGTGCTGCGGGACCCGGGGCGTCGCCAGGTGGCCGCGGGCGTCACGGTGCTCGACCCGGCACCCCCCGCCCTGCGCCGCCGCGGCGCGGCCGCCCGCCGCGCGGACGAGCTCGCGGCCTTCGACGGCGTCCCCGACGCCGCGACCGAGCTGGCCCGGCGTGGGCAGGTCCGGCAGGCCGAGCTGGTCGCCTGGGGGGTCGGTGCCGGGGACGTCGAGCGCCTGGACGCGGTCACGGCCGGAGGATGGCTGGTCGACCCCGCCCGCGCCCCGGCCCTCGTCGCCGACCTGCGGGCCGCGGTCGCGGCGCACGACGCGGCGGACCCGCTGGACCCGGGACTGCCCCTCGAGGCCGCCCGCCGCGCTCTCGGCCTGCCCACCGCACGGCTCGTCGAGGCGCTGCTCCGGCGGGTGGACGGTCCGGGACTGGTCCTGCGGGACGGCCGGGTCGCCGCGGATCAGGTCGCGGCGCTGCCGGAGCGGGTGCGCACCGCGCTCGACGCCCTGCGTGCGGACCTGGAACGCGCGCCCTTCGGCGCCCCCGAGGCGGCGCGCCTCGCCGAGCTCGGCCTGGGTCCGCGGGAGCTGGCGACCCTGGTCCGCGCCGGGCACCTGCTCCGGGTCGCCGACGGCGTGGTGCTCCTGCCGGGCGCCGACGACCGAGCGGTGGACCTGCTGCGCGGCCTCGGCCCGGACTTCACCCTGAGCAGCGCCCGGCAGGCGCTCGGCACGAGCCGGCGGGTGGCCGTCCCGTTGCTGGAGCTGCTCGCCGGCGCGGGCCGGACGGCTCGCACCCCGTCCGGGGGGCACCGGGTCGTGTGA